The Arachis ipaensis cultivar K30076 chromosome B03, Araip1.1, whole genome shotgun sequence region AGATTGCTGGAACAGAGTAGACTGTGGAAGACTTCCATCATGAATATGCTCCGAATCTTCAGACACATAATGTTGTATCCCATTTGTTGTATCCAACTGTGGTTTTGAGACCCTCCATTGTGTTGGCGGAGGAGGCGGTGGTCGTGGAGGTGGCGGTGCAGACTCAGGATTACTTCGGAGCACAACAGCATTATTGTCTTGGGACTGCTTACTACTTTCTTTCTCAAGTACAGGATTTACATTTTCAAAACTTGGGAAATCAAGTGAAGGCACAGATAAATAAGGTTCGACACTAGCCATATTGGTAGCGTCATTGGAAAGTCCACCGTGTTCTTTTGTACTTAGCATAGATTCACTTGATGACCTTCCGTGAGGAGAATCATATACCCCATGGTCACTGCTTTCGGGAGTTTCCTCGGATTCCCACTGATCTGAATTATCATCGGAATGGGGGCTAAGACAATCATCCGATAAATAAGGAGAAGATCTACAAAAAGTGTCATCGCCATCAGAGTGAGAGCCTGCATCATCTAGAGGAATGGAAGACTCTGGGACCAACTGGAATGACGGAAACATATCCCTTATATGTTCACGATGATTACTGCCTTCAGGAAATTTCAGTTTTAGTTTGGAGGTTTCATGTCCACTAACCGGATGGAAGGATATCTTCATATGTTCGAGCGGCGGCGAAGGAGGAAGAGAATCTATAGGATATCCGGGATTAGCTTTCTCTTTGACGGTTGCCTCAGGAAGTGACTGCTTTGCAATGCCATTTTGTACGCTCTCATCCAATAAAATAGATTTCAGAGAATTAGAAGTCGCAGATCTTTCATCAAGAGAAACTTTACGTTGAAAACTATTTAGTAACAATCTATGACCAAGTCCAAACACCCGTGATGAGTTTTCACCGTTGCCATGATTGGGTTCAGGGCCAGATGGGAGAACATTTCCAGGGGAACTTACCCTTATCTCCCCCAAAGCATTCCTCTCAGTTTGACTACATACATTACTCGGCTGAGAACTGCCAGAGTTCTTTGATGAGATGCAAGCCTGATCATCATTGTGGTTTGATGTTAAGCATCTAGAACTTGGTTCCTTTAAAATCCTTTCAACAACCTCGTCTGGTAAATCCTGTCCCATTTTATAACCATTGCTTTTTTGCATAGATTTATTATGTGAACCGACATCCACCTCACTTTTTGTGGGCAAGGAACCTTGGCTTAGGGAACTAGACGTGTTGAAGTCAGGAGGTTTGGATGGTTCAAGTCCTAGTAATCCACCATTTGTCCAGAATCTCACTGAACGGTCACTAGAAGACTCTCTAGGAGCCTCTTCAGATTTGCAATTATTGCTGTCAATGCTGCCCACTTCTTCTGGTAAATTAGAGCTTTTAGAACCAGAAAGTGACGTATCGGCTTCAAGGTGGGCTGAGACAGTATCATCGACCGAGACTCTATCTTTCGCAGTATGAGACCCAATGAAGGAATCTGTGCATATCGGGTGATCCAAAACAGAACTTTCACGTGTGAGAGGAACCTGTTCACAGATGGGGCTCTCAAAGGAATGAGAATCAGCTACATTTGTCATTTCATCACTAGCTGGAAAATCCAGCTGATCCATAGAGGCCAAATTAGACACATCTGACACTGATCCCACAGAAGCAATCTTTTGTGGTGAACCAGGGATATTCCCGAAAGTTTCTTTGTTTAATGAAACGGCTTCACTGGTCATTTCATGGCCATCTGGAACATTTGATAGGCTCAAAGGTCCCAAATCTGATTCATGTGGGTCTGATCTGACAGAAGGATCTTGCAACGAGTCAGACAAATTGCTGAATATTTCTTTATTTAGGGAATCCGAGTCTCCAATCATTTCTTCACCATCAAGAACATCTGATGGACTCACCGATGCCACTTCTGGTTCATGTGGCTCTGATCTTAGATGATGATTTTCTTGAGGTGCTTCAGGAAAATCCCTTCCTGTTTCTTTATTCAAGGAAACTATATACCCATTTTGAGTAACAGCATCACATAAATCATTGTTGAATATATTAGGTGGAGCTTCCGAAACTTCATTTTCAATCCTTCCATGCATAacaggatgggtgacctcctgctCCTCGGGTTTTGTTTCATAAGCAAACTCATTTTCAAATTCCGATTCAACTGTTTCTGATTCGATAGTGTTAAGAGCATCCACATAACTATCAGGTTCACTGTCAACATCATCTGTTTGAACCCTGCTGTAGTCTGGTTTTAGGTTGCTTTCTTCATCAAATAGGATATCATGACAATCAACATTTGGTATGTTAACATCCTCATTTGCAAGCACATCATAGTCATGCTTTTGCTGAATCCTCTCAGGAGTATTATCTTTAACAGAAGCTTGACTTGTGGATTCCACTATGTCTTCCTTTTGATCCCAAGTAACACAAGATGAACTAGACCCAATTTTTTTTTCCAATGAACCATGTGAAACACTATCATCTATAAGAGGAGACACTGACCGAAAAGCAGCGGTTTTCTGTGTTGGCCTTGAAGAGGGTGGTTCCCTATGATCCTGCTCATTAGATTGCACAGAGTAGCTTGGATGGAAAACACATTCAATGTAGCCAGCACCAGCCTTTGAATCAAAAGAACTTGAACGAACTTCCATATCTGATTTCATTTTCATATCTATTGTAGTGGCTGATTGTGAGGAAGAGAGTTGCCCATTGGCAGTAGGAGAAATAAATTGCATTCTGAGCAGCCAATAAACCagtaaacattttaagtttgaatTACAACATTGTGATAACACAATCCGAAGAATAAGTATGCAATATACAATGGATGTAATACCTGCTCCTGTTGCTATGCATCTGTTCACGCCTCGAAAGTTCTCCATTCTTCCGTGAAGACCTTTTCTTCTGTTCAATATATTTTGCATACCAACAAATTGTTAGCAAAGAAATTGACAGGAACAAAACTTGGTCAAAAATAATATTCCATTGAGATCATTTAATCAAATTATCATACCTTGTTTTTATGGCTTTTTCTAGCCTTTTCAGTTTTCTCAGAGTATATCTCATCTGAATCTGCTGATGCTTTCTTGAAGAAGGCTGGATCTGAATATCTCTTAAAACAAGATCCGGGGCCACCAGTATCGAATCTGATTTGACAAAGGAAAAAAGATCATCAATCAGTACAGGAAACTTAATTTAAGCAGTATTGCTGTACTTGACACTTCCAAAGCCAAAAATGAGACTGCTATAGTATCGGTCCAAATTTGAACGAGACTGCTATAATTTACCATCTAGTATAAAGGAGGCGTTCGAAAGAAATTTCAACATACTTATCAAGAAAGTGCAGGCGTGGAGGATCATGGCATTCTTCATATGAATCCATTATAAAATGCGGCAAGTCATTGTAAATGAAATGATTTCGAGCAGTTTTTATGCGTGGATGCCACTCACAACCTGAAAGGAAACAGATTTTCATTAATGACAGTTACATTGACTGTACATTAAGAACGTTTCATGCTAGTGCACAGTCACTTGCCTGCTCAAATACGTGCTGAATCAGGTTAATATTAATTTGAGTAAACATAAATGTCTCAATGGTATAAGAGAAGGTTATGAATTGGGCTTTGGCATCTTTCACACTTTCCAACTCACTGCCAACCAAGGCACTAGAACCGACACATGTTCTAAATCATCATTATAGCATGTTTACAGCACTAAATAATGAGTTACTGACAATATCCAACAACAGCCAAGCCTCATCACATCATTATATTATAActctctgaacttatcaaagacAATGACAATCAGCTAATCACTGTAATTCTGCTTTTCTTAATATTTAGATTTCTCCTAACAATTTAAGGGCATGCAAGCTAACAGGGGGTCATTATATTAAGTATTGACAATGTCAGACCCAAAGCAAATGAAACTTTACAGAGCGATTGGCCAGATGGCTCAATCTATCTATATAGAGAAATACAATGACTCTATCTTTCAAAAGCAAAACCATGCATAAAGAAAATATCATTTTCAGATTCCAAGGAACCATTTCCAGTAAATCCACACAGGGCGAAATAACTGCTCAAAAGAAATTGTACCAGATGTATAAGCAAAATGTATGTGACTTGTTTGTGCCAATACAGCCTTCTCCAATGGCGGTAAGGAAGCCTCAATGTTTTGAACACGAACCATCAATCTACGGCTCCTAGAAGCAGTTGTCATTACTTGTTCCTGCAAACCATGAAAAACCTCTGCTGCGAAACTACATTTTCATAAAAGCTTCATCAGTTGTAAATACCAGAAGGCAGATTGGAACTTCTTATTTTGACTAGTCATTCATAATATGAATAGTAGAGAAGGATTTCAGAATTTAAAATTGTATATAACTGAGCTGTTCTGAGGTTCAACCTTGGCAACGAGTCTAATGACAATTGTGAAAGCCATATTGGATCAAAATACGCAGTAGGGTAGAAGGTGGCTTATATCAGAGAATCGAGGTCCAAAAATGGTGAAAACTAGGTAAATGTGCAATGCCTTTCAAAATAGTCATATTTCTTTTAGTATTGACTATCTACAGCTGTTTTGATGGAGGGAAGGGATCCTCTAGAAACAAAATTATTCATTTCCTGCTGCAATTTCAATAGCAAATCGTGTAGATATATACATATGAACAAGGACAGTACAGGGTATAGTGGTTCCAGCTCCATGTGAAGCAAACAAGAGCATAAATTTAAGGATGAAGAAAGGTTGCAGAACACTTCAGAAAATAGAGTCAGCTAGCATAATCAGAGAAAAAAAGCATTTTTCAGTCGAATTCATTCCTCGTAACCATTGGAACTCATGAACCACCCAAAGTATGAGAGGCTAAAAAGAGTTAAGAAAGATAGACCAAAAGAAATCACAGTATAGCAGTAGTGAACAGTGACTTGTGAAATTGTCTTCAAAGCTTAACTACCTCAAATGGGAAAGCTATATttagttttttaattattattaaaagaaaaaatgtcAAACCATCAAACAGCACTGAAATTTAGCTCAGAAACCAAGAAAGAAATCCAATTTCAACGGTAAACGGGTAAAGTGTCTATCTTCCTAAACAAAAGCTCAGCTACATTAGGCAACTACCAATACCAGCTAACCCCCAGCAATCCCATTAAAAACCTCTTAAACCAGAGGAATTAACCAACCCCACTTCCCTAACAACCACCAAAACCAAAAAGGGTAGTagcaaaaaaattgaagaaaatttCACACCTTTCAGGTAAAACAAATTAGagaggaaaaggaagaagaagaaaatagatattGAAAGAAGACATACTCAGCAAGATCACCAAGTTGCCTCAAGATCCCAACAAGGCCAGCAACAGCGACACCATCAAGCACCGCCTTAGGGTCTTCCCTGTTGGCCTCTCTGTAGAGCTCAGGCTGCCCCAAACCAAACTCATTCCTCACCTGCAACCTCACCAGtggcatcttcttcttcttcttcctcttaacTCAAAATACCCACAAGAAGAAAATTCCTTTTTTTCAGTTTCTTTACAGCTGATAAGTGATGACCCTGGAGTTTACTGGTTATGTATTTAGTAgtgaaatgaatgaatgaatcaaTGAATGAATAGGTGTGCTATGAGAAGGAAGCAATAAATGAAGGggaatgatgagagagaaaggtTACAGctagaaagaaaaaaagattgGATTTTTATTGTTGTGGATTGGGATGGGAGGGGAAGTGGGTGGGATTGTGGATTGGAGCAGCTTAACTGCCAAAGAGAAGAGACGGAAGAGTGAGACAGTGaaacagagaaagagagagagaaagcgtACGGATCGGTGTGGTGAGGGAGACGAACGACATTGCCAACTCTGCAAGCCATTCTTCAACGGAAATCATTCTCTCACTGTGCCTTCTGGGAACCATTGAAAGTACCATATTACCCTCCCTATTTGGAAACAATCACTTTTTTTTGTGTTGAGTTTTGACTGCTGTCCCCTGGAGTGGAAAGTGTTCGGCTCCCCGCTCACTGTataaagaaatttatatggaAAAGTTTAGGAcagtaattttattgaattttggccagcatgtaatcaGCACAGAaaggtgagtcattggatgaaatcttacactaatctcacaccattaaatcatcattaatgactatttgatggctactaaTTACAAAAGTTGCTAGTTCCCTACCATTACTCAATTTATATTCCAAACAATTTCTTTAATTACTTTTCCACTCAACTCAAATTACTCTTaccattctcttttttttatttcctcCAAAGCTACAACTATCTTATGAGAAAAATTGTTCTcagaaaaattaattaaacaaaaaatatccagttttttttattttgaaaaaattttgaacaaTCAATACAAGTCTCATAATAACTAGAAGG contains the following coding sequences:
- the LOC107632190 gene encoding protein SCAR3 isoform X2 is translated as MTTASRSRRLMVRVQNIEASLPPLEKAVLAQTSHIHFAYTSGCEWHPRIKTARNHFIYNDLPHFIMDSYEECHDPPRLHFLDKFDTGGPGSCFKRYSDPAFFKKASADSDEIYSEKTEKARKSHKNKKKRSSRKNGELSRREQMHSNRSRMQFISPTANGQLSSSQSATTIDMKMKSDMEVRSSSFDSKAGAGYIECVFHPSYSVQSNEQDHREPPSSRPTQKTAAFRSVSPLIDDSVSHGSLEKKIGSSSSCVTWDQKEDIVESTSQASVKDNTPERIQQKHDYDVLANEDVNIPNVDCHDILFDEESNLKPDYSRVQTDDVDSEPDSYVDALNTIESETVESEFENEFAYETKPEEQEVTHPVMHGRIENEVSEAPPNIFNNDLCDAVTQNGYIVSLNKETGRDFPEAPQENHHLRSEPHEPEVASVSPSDVLDGEEMIGDSDSLNKEIFSNLSDSLQDPSVRSDPHESDLGPLSLSNVPDGHEMTSEAVSLNKETFGNIPGSPQKIASVGSVSDVSNLASMDQLDFPASDEMTNVADSHSFESPICEQVPLTRESSVLDHPICTDSFIGSHTAKDRVSVDDTVSAHLEADTSLSGSKSSNLPEEVGSIDSNNCKSEEAPRESSSDRSVRFWTNGGLLGLEPSKPPDFNTSSSLSQGSLPTKSEVDVGSHNKSMQKSNGYKMGQDLPDEVVERILKEPSSRCLTSNHNDDQACISSKNSGSSQPSNVCSQTERNALGEIRVSSPGNVLPSGPEPNHGNGENSSRVFGLGHRLLLNSFQRKVSLDERSATSNSLKSILLDESVQNGIAKQSLPEATVKEKANPGYPIDSLPPSPPLEHMKISFHPVSGHETSKLKLKFPEGSNHREHIRDMFPSFQLVPESSIPLDDAGSHSDGDDTFCRSSPYLSDDCLSPHSDDNSDQWESEETPESSDHGVYDSPHGRSSSESMLSTKEHGGLSNDATNMASVEPYLSVPSLDFPSFENVNPVLEKESSKQSQDNNAVVLRSNPESAPPPPRPPPPPPTQWRVSKPQLDTTNGIQHYVSEDSEHIHDGSLPQSTLFQQSRLARVEQMQINYHSQDSIIHKLKDKLDKPKLKSPREINQLRAAKGMDEREDFLHQIRAKSMNLRRTATEKQNNATAMGPAASDKVSAILEKANAIRQVVASDDGEDDDDDTWSDS
- the LOC107632190 gene encoding SCAR-like protein 2 isoform X1 — encoded protein: MPLVRLQVRNEFGLGQPELYREANREDPKAVLDGVAVAGLVGILRQLGDLADFAAEVFHGLQEQVMTTASRSRRLMVRVQNIEASLPPLEKAVLAQTSHIHFAYTSGCEWHPRIKTARNHFIYNDLPHFIMDSYEECHDPPRLHFLDKFDTGGPGSCFKRYSDPAFFKKASADSDEIYSEKTEKARKSHKNKKKRSSRKNGELSRREQMHSNRSRMQFISPTANGQLSSSQSATTIDMKMKSDMEVRSSSFDSKAGAGYIECVFHPSYSVQSNEQDHREPPSSRPTQKTAAFRSVSPLIDDSVSHGSLEKKIGSSSSCVTWDQKEDIVESTSQASVKDNTPERIQQKHDYDVLANEDVNIPNVDCHDILFDEESNLKPDYSRVQTDDVDSEPDSYVDALNTIESETVESEFENEFAYETKPEEQEVTHPVMHGRIENEVSEAPPNIFNNDLCDAVTQNGYIVSLNKETGRDFPEAPQENHHLRSEPHEPEVASVSPSDVLDGEEMIGDSDSLNKEIFSNLSDSLQDPSVRSDPHESDLGPLSLSNVPDGHEMTSEAVSLNKETFGNIPGSPQKIASVGSVSDVSNLASMDQLDFPASDEMTNVADSHSFESPICEQVPLTRESSVLDHPICTDSFIGSHTAKDRVSVDDTVSAHLEADTSLSGSKSSNLPEEVGSIDSNNCKSEEAPRESSSDRSVRFWTNGGLLGLEPSKPPDFNTSSSLSQGSLPTKSEVDVGSHNKSMQKSNGYKMGQDLPDEVVERILKEPSSRCLTSNHNDDQACISSKNSGSSQPSNVCSQTERNALGEIRVSSPGNVLPSGPEPNHGNGENSSRVFGLGHRLLLNSFQRKVSLDERSATSNSLKSILLDESVQNGIAKQSLPEATVKEKANPGYPIDSLPPSPPLEHMKISFHPVSGHETSKLKLKFPEGSNHREHIRDMFPSFQLVPESSIPLDDAGSHSDGDDTFCRSSPYLSDDCLSPHSDDNSDQWESEETPESSDHGVYDSPHGRSSSESMLSTKEHGGLSNDATNMASVEPYLSVPSLDFPSFENVNPVLEKESSKQSQDNNAVVLRSNPESAPPPPRPPPPPPTQWRVSKPQLDTTNGIQHYVSEDSEHIHDGSLPQSTLFQQSRLARVEQMQINYHSQDSIIHKLKDKLDKPKLKSPREINQLRAAKGMDEREDFLHQIRAKSMNLRRTATEKQNNATAMGPAASDKVSAILEKANAIRQVVASDDGEDDDDDTWSDS